The following are encoded in a window of Bacteroidales bacterium genomic DNA:
- a CDS encoding sodium:alanine symporter family protein yields the protein MNNFLQVIESGIKFYNEYVGGFAVLLMLIPTGLYFIFKLRFINVTKLFHSINIVRGKYDHAGDAGDVNHFKALTTALSATVGTGNIVGVALAIGWGGPGAVFWMWVTGFLGMILKYTECTLAHKYRKFNSDGSVSGGPMYYMEHGLKSIIGKYAKVMAVIFAVAVVLCSLGTGNMAQSNSMSEALLDTYNIQKWISGLLITGLALLVVVGGIKRIAEVTARLVPIMAIIYVASALLIIGIEFQRIPEAFMIIFRDAFTGQGAAGGFFGSAFLLTMLMGVRRGLFSNEAGQGSAAIAHAAAKTEWPAREGLVASLEPLVDTIIICSLTALMIILTGTWEGDREGVNMTTRAMEIGLNDIGITGVGKHIVSVGLMLFAFSTIISWSYYGERGINYLLGEKYIQPYRYVYGGFIFLGSIWGLDLVWHFVDMVITFMTIPNLIALILLAPVVMSETKNYFAAMKKLEHKKSK from the coding sequence ATGAACAACTTTCTACAAGTAATCGAATCAGGCATTAAATTCTACAACGAATATGTCGGCGGTTTTGCAGTGCTGCTGATGTTGATTCCTACCGGACTTTACTTCATTTTTAAACTCCGGTTTATCAACGTAACAAAACTCTTCCATTCCATAAACATCGTCCGGGGAAAGTACGATCATGCAGGAGATGCCGGGGATGTAAACCATTTTAAAGCGTTAACCACTGCCTTGTCAGCAACAGTAGGAACAGGTAACATTGTTGGAGTTGCTCTGGCTATCGGCTGGGGTGGGCCGGGTGCTGTGTTCTGGATGTGGGTTACCGGTTTTTTAGGGATGATTTTAAAATACACTGAATGCACGTTGGCTCACAAATACCGTAAATTCAATTCCGACGGCTCGGTGTCAGGCGGGCCGATGTATTACATGGAGCACGGCTTGAAAAGTATTATTGGAAAATATGCAAAAGTCATGGCTGTGATTTTTGCAGTAGCAGTGGTATTGTGCTCGCTTGGCACCGGGAACATGGCGCAGTCAAACTCCATGTCGGAAGCGCTGCTCGACACCTACAACATTCAGAAATGGATTTCCGGATTATTAATTACAGGTCTGGCGCTTCTGGTAGTCGTTGGCGGTATCAAAAGAATTGCCGAGGTTACAGCCCGGTTGGTTCCGATTATGGCCATCATTTACGTCGCCAGTGCGTTGCTGATTATTGGTATCGAATTTCAACGAATCCCTGAAGCGTTTATGATCATTTTCAGAGATGCCTTCACCGGACAGGGCGCTGCTGGTGGCTTTTTTGGCTCTGCATTCCTGCTGACCATGCTGATGGGTGTGCGTCGCGGGTTGTTTTCCAACGAAGCAGGACAAGGCTCCGCCGCAATTGCCCACGCTGCTGCAAAAACAGAGTGGCCCGCGCGTGAAGGATTGGTAGCCTCGCTTGAACCGCTGGTTGATACTATCATCATTTGTTCGCTCACAGCACTGATGATTATCCTGACAGGCACATGGGAAGGCGATCGCGAAGGAGTTAATATGACCACAAGAGCAATGGAAATTGGGCTCAACGACATTGGAATCACAGGAGTAGGAAAGCACATTGTTTCCGTTGGCCTGATGTTGTTTGCTTTTTCAACAATCATAAGCTGGTCGTACTACGGCGAAAGGGGCATTAACTATCTTTTGGGTGAAAAATATATTCAGCCTTATCGCTATGTCTATGGCGGTTTTATCTTCCTTGGATCTATCTGGGGTCTGGACCTGGTCTGGCATTTCGTAGATATGGTCATCACCTTTATGACTATCCCTAACCTGATCGCCCTCATTCTGTTAGCTCCGGTAGTCATGTCCGAAACAAAAAATTATTTTGCAGCCATGAAAAAGCTGGAACATAAAAAAAGCAAATAA
- a CDS encoding alanine:cation symporter family protein, whose product MYRNALIIIAIVILTLSTVVAGAQAQVADRPVETIPDHEIQQLTISQQINQLFTPFVDALAKVLFWDPFSAAGMYDKTVRDEYGNPLLNESGQFVEAPLKLIVVWLIFGGLFFTVFMRFINIRGFAHAIRLIRGKYNKPGDGGEVSHFQALTTALSATVGLGNIAGVAIAVAIGGPGATIWMILAGLLGMSSKFVECTLGVKYRKINENGEVSGGAMYYLRDGLKKKNLGILGHILAVTFAILVIGGSVGGGNMLQANQAFKQFETFFPTMQNQGFWYGVAMAVLVGIVIIGGIKSIAKVTSKVVPFMALLYVGTSLIIIGMNISNLPHAFAIIWNGAFSAEAVRGGFIGVLIFGFQRGAFSNEAGVGSASIAHAAARTNEPVSEGIVALLEPFVDTVIICTMTALVIIFTGFAEDTRGLTGVELTSVAFGSVFTWFPYLLLIAVTLFAFSTMISWSYYGQKGFDYLFGGYSQKLFKTRRVSDTIFQLIFLLAIIIGASSSLNAVMDFSDMMVLCMAFPNIIGLLILAPEVKRDLKHYWIKLKSGELGR is encoded by the coding sequence ATGTACCGGAATGCACTGATCATCATCGCAATCGTAATTCTCACCCTGTCAACTGTAGTTGCCGGCGCCCAGGCACAGGTAGCCGATCGCCCGGTTGAGACGATCCCTGATCATGAAATCCAGCAACTAACCATCAGCCAGCAGATCAATCAGTTGTTCACTCCATTTGTTGATGCATTGGCCAAGGTGCTCTTTTGGGATCCGTTTTCGGCAGCCGGAATGTATGATAAGACAGTCAGGGATGAGTATGGCAATCCTTTGCTGAACGAAAGCGGTCAGTTTGTTGAAGCCCCTTTGAAACTGATCGTCGTGTGGCTCATCTTTGGCGGATTATTTTTTACGGTATTTATGCGCTTTATTAATATTCGCGGCTTTGCTCATGCCATCAGACTGATTCGCGGAAAATACAACAAGCCGGGAGATGGTGGCGAAGTTTCCCATTTCCAGGCATTGACAACTGCATTATCAGCAACGGTTGGGCTTGGAAATATTGCCGGTGTTGCGATTGCTGTGGCTATTGGCGGTCCCGGCGCTACAATCTGGATGATCCTTGCAGGTTTACTTGGGATGTCGTCGAAATTTGTTGAATGTACGCTGGGTGTGAAATACCGGAAAATCAACGAAAATGGAGAGGTTTCGGGAGGCGCCATGTATTACCTACGCGATGGGTTGAAAAAGAAAAACCTCGGAATCCTCGGCCATATCCTTGCCGTTACTTTTGCCATACTTGTTATTGGCGGTTCGGTGGGAGGTGGTAATATGCTACAGGCCAATCAGGCATTCAAGCAGTTTGAGACTTTCTTTCCCACGATGCAAAATCAGGGATTCTGGTATGGTGTGGCGATGGCGGTTTTGGTTGGAATTGTAATTATTGGCGGGATTAAGAGTATTGCAAAAGTCACCTCAAAAGTAGTCCCTTTCATGGCGCTGCTTTATGTTGGCACCTCATTGATCATCATCGGGATGAACATCAGCAACCTGCCACATGCCTTCGCGATCATCTGGAACGGAGCTTTTTCTGCAGAGGCTGTTCGGGGTGGATTTATCGGCGTTTTGATTTTTGGATTTCAGCGGGGCGCCTTCTCCAATGAAGCCGGCGTCGGATCAGCCTCCATCGCACATGCCGCAGCCCGCACCAATGAGCCGGTGAGCGAAGGGATCGTAGCTCTGCTCGAACCCTTTGTAGATACCGTGATCATCTGCACCATGACCGCGCTGGTGATCATCTTCACCGGTTTTGCCGAAGACACCAGGGGACTTACCGGCGTTGAATTAACCTCGGTCGCCTTCGGATCGGTATTCACCTGGTTCCCTTACCTGCTGCTGATTGCCGTTACGCTCTTTGCTTTTTCTACCATGATCTCCTGGTCTTACTACGGGCAAAAAGGCTTCGACTATCTGTTCGGCGGTTACAGCCAGAAACTCTTCAAAACCCGCCGTGTTTCCGATACCATCTTTCAACTGATCTTCCTGCTGGCCATCATCATTGGCGCCTCCTCCTCGCTCAACGCTGTGATGGACTTCTCCGATATGATGGTGCTCTGCATGGCCTTCCCCAACATCATCGGCCTGCTGATCCTTGCTCCGGAGGTGAAACGGGATTTGAAACATTACTGGATTAAATTAAAGAGTGGAGAGTTAGGCCGTTAG
- a CDS encoding 4Fe-4S binding protein: MNQIKSVVIFSFSGTGNARQIALWLCEFAAKQHIDYQLFNIAKTDRISIDRLHPETLIVIISPVHGFNFPKITLDFIQRFPKGKNNVVLMNTRAGMKLGRFVTPGLTGIAFILSTLLLKAKGYSIVGQIPFDMPSNWISIHPALTSHAVKFLHEKSYHRVEKHSERIFSGVPDFLSYRDLVQDILISPVALGYYLAGRFVFSKSYYASNDCDHCGLCIKQCPVKAIKTVNDRPYWTFHCESCMRCMNSCPKNAIETAHGLFAVTSISGSVLTTILINNLLKISVQSGFVRLTLFTIVFFAILWLFYKGQHLLLRSKLLAKLIVFTSLTHYTFWGRYKSIPDDQWKK, translated from the coding sequence ATGAATCAAATCAAAAGTGTTGTCATATTTAGTTTTTCAGGCACAGGGAATGCAAGGCAGATTGCGTTATGGCTATGTGAATTTGCCGCTAAACAGCATATTGACTACCAGCTTTTCAACATTGCCAAAACTGATAGGATTTCAATTGACAGGTTGCATCCTGAAACATTGATTGTCATTATTTCTCCCGTTCATGGTTTCAACTTCCCAAAAATAACCCTCGACTTCATCCAACGCTTTCCAAAAGGAAAGAATAACGTTGTCCTGATGAATACAAGAGCCGGTATGAAACTGGGCAGGTTTGTCACGCCGGGGCTGACGGGTATTGCCTTTATATTATCTACACTATTGTTAAAGGCAAAGGGCTACAGCATTGTCGGGCAAATTCCTTTTGATATGCCTTCAAATTGGATTTCAATTCATCCTGCACTTACAAGCCATGCAGTAAAATTCCTGCATGAAAAGAGTTATCACCGCGTTGAGAAACACTCAGAGAGAATATTTTCCGGCGTACCTGATTTTCTGTCCTACAGGGACTTAGTTCAGGATATATTGATATCCCCGGTTGCATTAGGCTATTATCTTGCCGGCAGATTTGTTTTTTCGAAATCCTATTACGCTTCCAACGATTGCGATCATTGCGGGTTATGTATAAAACAATGCCCTGTGAAAGCAATCAAGACTGTAAACGACCGGCCTTACTGGACATTTCATTGTGAAAGTTGTATGAGATGCATGAATTCTTGCCCGAAAAATGCAATTGAAACAGCTCATGGTCTATTTGCAGTAACAAGTATTTCAGGTTCGGTCCTGACCACGATTTTGATTAATAACCTCTTAAAAATCAGTGTGCAATCGGGATTTGTCAGATTAACCCTATTTACCATTGTGTTCTTTGCAATATTGTGGCTATTTTACAAAGGTCAGCATTTACTGCTAAGGAGCAAACTGTTGGCAAAATTGATTGTGTTTACCTCGTTGACCCATTATACATTCTGGGGAAGATACAAATCAATTCCTGATGACCAATGGAAAAAATAA